One Phaseolus vulgaris cultivar G19833 chromosome 2, P. vulgaris v2.0, whole genome shotgun sequence DNA window includes the following coding sequences:
- the LOC137810261 gene encoding uncharacterized protein — protein MEKKLNFASEDITNLKIEENQRDDGFVFTSKQSNSSGSSFPEFKTPPLKNNLFGDAHDKFKFSAKKEQSGTPRMNKSRAKQKFSVPFQAHDFILKAKMNVSQKNYVTSHESSGFGVDGIGNSTCIRQFLNKNESEDVGAERETKVDASECKDLDTNCGGDDPNDEIESGSLQSANGEVGITNNGGVGFTFSAEVQSPSQKRHPKMMNWAKVGQSYLDTYNSSPVSLSSMTGSPYFGTSSPFTPEQGQKAKASSPHPKTRGSEVNKVQGIKEELATISSSTIAAEEACEKWRLRGNQAYKNGNLSVAEDCYTQGVNCASKEEASQRCRRALMLCYSNRAATRMSLGRMRDGIEDCMLAAEIDPNFLRVRLRAANCFLALGEVGDASKYSKKCRQSGTDVCLDKKIVEEASDLLQKTQKVSELINHSEELLQRRTAVDAEKALEHINEALAISSYSENLLQMKAEALFMLCRYEEVTQLCDETFGSAEKNSYPLDADCIVTDLDSAQLSKGFYFRLWRCSMMLKSYFHLGKLEEGLSLLEEQEDKVSAMNKSGSKVLESLMPLAVTVRELLHHKTAGNEAFQAGKHEEAVEHYTAALSSTVESRPFTAVCFGNRAAAYKALGQITDAIADCNLAIALDGRYSKALSRRATLYEMIRDYDQAARDIRRVVSLLIQGNGDNSNQHGISDRSVNYANDLKHNQIWLSEIEEEAKKGIHLDVYLILGVEHSVSSSELKKAYHKAALRHHPDKAVQSLARSDNGDDQILKDIVEEVCKDADRLFKIIGEAYAVLSDPAKRSQFDSEEEIRNSQKKHQGNSTRNNAMDQTDNRRQWKGVWRSFGNSSSKDSEASLSSRQKENQS, from the exons ATGGAGAAAAAACTGAACTTTGCATCGGAGGATATCACCAACTTGAAAATTGAAGAGAACCAAAGAGATGATGGATTTGTGTTCACATCCAAACAAAGCAATTCTTCAGGGTCATCGTTCCCTGAGTTTAAGACACCACCGCTAAAAAATAATCTCTTCGGTGATGCTCATGATAAATTCAAATTCAGTGCAAAGAAGGAACAAAGTGGCACCCCTAGGATGAACAAAAGTAGAGCAAAACAGAAGTTTTCCGTCCCTTTCCAGGCACATGACTTTATTTTGAAGGCAAAGATGAATGTGTCACAAAAAAACTATGTGACATCCCATGAGTCATCTGGTTTTGGTGTGGATGGGATTGGCAACAGCACATGCATTCGTCAGTTtttgaataagaatgaaagTGAAGATGTAGGTGCAGAGAGAGAGACAAAGGTGGATGCTTCAGAGTGTAAAGATTTGGATACTAATTGTGGTGGTGATGATCCAAATGATGAAATTGAAAGTGGAAGCTTGCAGTCTGcaaatggtgaagtgggcataACAAATAATGGTGGGGTTGGGTTCACGTTTTCTGCTGAAGTGCAATCTCCTAGCCAGAAACGTCATCCCAAAATGATGAATTGGGCAAAAGTTGGCCAAAGTTATCTTGATACTTACAATTCCTCTCCTGTTTCATTATCATCTATGACTGGCTCACCATATTTTGGAACTTCCTCTCCTTTCACACCCGAGCAAGGTCAGAAAGCTAAAGCATCTTCTCCTCATCCCAAAACAAGGGGTTCTGAGGTGAATAAGGTGCAAGGGATAAAGGAGGAACTTGCTACCATTTCTTCTTCAACCATTGCAGCTGAAGAGGCCTGTGAAAAGTGGCGACTCAG AGGAAACCAAGCCTATAAAAATGGGAATCTGTCTGTGGCTGAGGATTGTTACACACAAGGGGTTAACTGTGCTTCTAAAGAAGAAGCATCTCAGAGATGTCGCAGGGCGTTGATGCTATGCTATAGCAACCGTGCTGCCACACGCATGTCTCTTGGTAGGATGAGAGATGGGATAGAAGATTGTATGCTGGCTGCTGAAATTGATCCAAATTTCCTCAGGGTGCGACTTAGAGCTGCAAA TTGTTTCCTTGCTTTGGGAGAAGTTGGAGATGCGTCCAAGTATTCCAAGAAGTGCAGACAGTCAGGCACTGATGTttgtttagataaaaaaattgttgaggAAGCTTCTGATCTCTTGCAAAAGACACAG AAAGTATCGGAATTAATCAATCATTCTGAAGAACTTTTGCAAAGAAGAACAGCTGTAGATGCAGAAAAAGCATTGGAACATATAAATGAGGCATTGGCGATAAGTTCATACTCTGAAAATTTGCTTCAAATGAAAGCAGAGGCTCTTTTTATG CTATGTAGATATGAGGAAGTGACCCAGCTGTGTGATGAAACCTTTGGTTCTGCTGAGAAGAATTCATATCCTTTGGATGCTGATTGCATAGTGACAGATCTGGACAGTGCACAGCTTTCAAAAGGCTTCTATTTCAGGCTTTGGAGGTGCTCAATGATGCTTAAATCCTACTTTCACCTAGGAAAGCTTGAAGAGGGTCTTTCTTTGCTGGAGGAACAAGAGGACAAGGTATCTGCCATGAACAA GAGTGGAAGCAAGGTTTTGGAGTCCCTAATGCCACTAGCTGTAACTGTACGTGAGCTCTTGCATCATAAG ACTGCTGGGAATGAAGCATTTCAGGCAGGAAAGCATGAGGAAGCTGTTGAACATTATACAGCTGCTCTATCAAGTACTGTGGAGTCTCGTCCATTTACAGCTGTCTGCTTTGGTAACCGTGCAGCTGCATATAAAGCTCTAGGTCAAATTACTGATGCCATAGCAGATTGCAATCTGGCTATAGCTCTAGATGGAAGATACTCCAAG GCACTTTCCAGACGTGCAACTTTATATGAGATGATCAGAGATTATGACCAAGCAGCAAGAGATATAAGGAGAGTTGTCTCTCTTCTCATTCAAGGAAATGGGGATAATAGCAATCAGCATGGCATTTCTGATAGATCAGTCAACTATGCCAATGATTTGAAACATAACCAAATTTGGCTTTCTGAAATAGAGGAGGAAGCCAAAAAGGGGATACATCTTGATGTGTACCTCATTTT AGGAGTTGAACATTCCGTTTCATCATCTGAACTCAAGAAGGCCTATCACAAAGCTGCACTTAGACATCACCCAGACAAG GCTGTCCAATCTTTGGCAAGAAGTGACAATGGAGATGATCAGATATTGAAGGATATTGTTGAAGAAGTATGCAAAGATGCCGATAGGCTTTTCAAAATAATTGGAGAGGCATATGCAGTCCTGTCAGATCCTGCCAAG CGATCACAGTTTGATTCTGAAGAAGAAATAAGAAATTCTCAAAAGAAACACCAAGGAAATAGCACTAGAAATAATGCCATGGATCAAACTGACAATAGGAGACAATGGAAAGGGGTTTGGAGATCATTTGGTAACTCATCTTCCAAAGATTCTGAAGCTAGTCTGTCAAGTAGGCAAAAGGAAAACCAAAGTTGA